The following coding sequences are from one Aethina tumida isolate Nest 87 chromosome 2, icAetTumi1.1, whole genome shotgun sequence window:
- the LOC126264635 gene encoding uncharacterized protein LOC126264635 yields the protein MNRIRISSKQKQMLVRFVKTNPILETNCRRNDIKKRRLWCLITKILNSVPNGVSKPWKGWRKYWQALKRNFKKIKHTYTVLTVDEDDDFMDTENCKKDDKSEERKEVEVPPEIDQISFLDMEAINIEEVEELFEMV from the exons ATGAATCGGATTAGAATTTCTTCTAAACAGAAGCAAATGCTCGTTCGTTTCGTAAAAACCAACCCTATATTAGAAACTAATTGCCGTCGCAATGATATTAAGAAAAGAAGATTGTGGTGCCTGATcacgaaaattttaaattcagttcCAAATGGAGTGAGCAAACCTTGGAAAGGATGGAGGAAG TACTGGCAGGCTTTgaaaaggaattttaaaaaaattaaacacactTACACAGTGTTGACCGTTGACGAAGACGATGATTTCATGGACAcggaaaattgtaaaaaagatGACAAGTCTGAAGAAAGGAAAGAAGTTGAA GTACCACCAGAAATAGATCAAATCTCTTTCTTAGATATGGAAGCCATAAACATAGAGGAAGTAGAGgaattatttgaaatggtGTAA
- the LOC109595531 gene encoding ragulator complex protein LAMTOR3 homolog: protein MMMEEVKKTLQEMMQKIQGLYCILITDRDGVPLVKVGSEKTPENALRPNFISTFGLAIDQGSKLGLGKTGTLICSYSQYQVIQMNKLPLIVTFITSDTCNTGHVLALQNQINPIVSVLTLAVGES, encoded by the coding sequence ATGATGATGGAAGAAGTTAAAAAGACCTTACAGGAAATGATGCAGAAAATTCAAGGCCTCTATTGTATTCTAATTACCGACAGAGATGGAGTTCCCTTAGTTAAAGTGGGCTCGGAAAAAACACCAGAAAATGCCCTACGACCCAACTTCATTTCTACATTTGGGCTAGCAATTGATCAAGGAAGTAAACTGGGACTAGGAAAGACTGGGACATTGATATGTTCATATTCACAGTATCAAGTTATTCAAATGAACAAACTACCACTTATTGTTACTTTTATTACAAGTGATACATGTAATACTGGACATGTATTAGCACTTCAGAATCAAATTAATCCTATTGTATCAGTACTCACTTTGGCAGTAGgagaatcataa
- the LOC109595564 gene encoding uncharacterized protein LOC109595564 — MKLLKSGVFYLTVALLVVALFTEDVEARRKIVRGRKTLSRSYMRQSSLPAWSIVILVAVGELILGGVLYVAMKKIILDQPLTGQYEVVDYDV, encoded by the exons ATGAAGCTATTGAAATCTGGTGTATTTTATTTGACCGTAGCTTTGC TTGTCGTTGCTTTGTTTACCGAAGATGTAGAAGCGAGAAGAAAAATCGTGCGGGGACGAAAAACTCTATCACGATCGTATATGA gacAGAGTAGTCTTCCGGCTTGGTCCATCGTTATATTAGTTGCAGTTGGAGAACTTATCCTAGGGGGTGTTTTATATGTGGcgatgaagaaaattattttggatCAGCCACTTACCGGTCAATACGAGGTGGTTGATTATGACGTTTAG
- the LOC109595562 gene encoding probable medium-chain specific acyl-CoA dehydrogenase, mitochondrial translates to MAFQQVTRSLLRPAFRTVVITQKCNNSTTGLSFGLSDEQRELQELARKFTRDEIIPVAAEYDRTGKYPWDIVKKAHALGLMNGGVEPEYGGLGLGILDSCLVAEELGYGCTGIMTAIEANSLGQTPVLIAGNPEQKKKYLGRLIAEPVVAAYCVTEPGAGSDVNGVKTKAEKKGDEWILNGQKMWITNGGVANWYFVLARTNPDPKAPASKAFTGFIVEREWEGVTPGRKEINMGQRASDTRGITFEDVRIPKENVLVGEGAGFKIAMGTFDKTRPAVAAGAVGLAQRALDEATKYSLERKTFGVPIAHHQAVAFMLADMQVAVETARLAMLKSAWQKDQGERNSLSAAIAKCYAADIANKCATDAVQIFGGNGFNTEYPVEKLMRDAKIYQIYEGTSQIQRLIISRTILDNAKQNL, encoded by the exons ATGGCTTTCCAACAg GTTACCAGAAGCCTTTTGAGGCCCGCCTTTAGAACTGTAGTTATTAcccaaaaatgtaataattcaaCAACTGGATTAAGCTTTG GACTCAGCGATGAGCAAAGAGAATTGCAAGAATTGGCAAGGAAATTTACCAGAGATGAGATTATTCCTGTGGCAGCTGAGTATGATAGGACTGGTAAATATCCGTGGGATATTGTTAAAAAGGCCCATGCCCTTGGACTGATGAATGGAGGTGTTGAACCAGAATATG GTGGTTTGGGTTTGGGAATTTTGGACAGTTGTTTAGTAGCTGAAGAATTGGGCTACGGTTGTACTGGTATTATGACAGCTATTGAAGCCAACAGTTTGGGG caAACACCAGTTCTCATTGCTGGCAATCCAGAGCAAAAGAAGAAATACCTTGGAAGGCTTATTGCTGAACCTGTTGTTGCT GCTTATTGTGTGACTGAACCAGGTGCTGGATCAGATGTTAATGGTGTTAAAACAAAGGCAGAAAAGAAAGGTGATGAATGGATCCTCAATGGCCAAAAGATGTGGATCACAAATGGTGGAGTAGCTAActg gTATTTTGTTTTGGCACGTACAAACCCTGACCCTAAAGCTCCTGCTAGTAAAGCTTTTACTGGTTTTATTGTAGAGAGAGAATGGGAAGGTGTAACGCCTGGTAGAAAG gaAATAAATATGGGTCAAAGAGCATCTGACACAAGAGGTATTACATTTGAGGATGTGAGGATACCTAAGGAAAATGTGTTAGTTGGAGAAGGAGCTGGTTTTAAAATTGCTATGGGCACCTTTGATAAAACTAGGCCTGCA GTTGCTGCTGGAGCTGTGGGCTTGGCTCAAAGGGCTCTGGACGAAGCCACCAAATACTCGCTGGAACGTAAAACTTTCGGGGTGCCAATCGCCCATCACCAAGCTGTTGCTTTCATGTTGGCTGATATGCAAGTGGCAGTTGAAACTGCTCGCCTGGCCATGTTGAAGTCTGCGTGGCAGAAGGACCAAGGCGAAAGAAACAGCCTGTCCGCTGCTATTGCTAAATGCTACGCCGCCGACATCGCTAACAAATGCGCCACCGACGCTGTACAAATATTCGGAGGAAACGGATTTAATACCGAGTATCCGGTGGAAAAATTGATGAGAGACGCCAAAATTTATCAGATCTACGAGGGCACCTCGCAAATTCAAAGGCTCATCATCTCAAGAACCATTTTGGATAACgccaaacaaaatttatga
- the LOC109595572 gene encoding E3 ubiquitin-protein ligase ariadne-1, whose product MNIDEESNYEDSGNETSGDDVDFIDADSVSQKELSTYDDEYQYEVLSTEDIVQHMIDCIKEVNTVVQIPTTSTRILLNYFHWDKEKLMEKYFDSNQDELFQEAHIINPFKDVNAVKPKISTKLMGSEECQICFVVLPSSQMTGLECGHRFCYQCWNEYLTTKIMGEGVGQSIACAAHDCSILVDDETAMRVLKDPRVKTKYQHLITNSFVECNRLLRWCPSPDCNFAIKVMYVDSKPVECKCGHVFCFACGENWHDPVKCALLKKWIKKCDDDSETSNWIAANTKECPKCNATIEKDGGCNHMVCKNQNCKADFCWVCLGPWEPHGSSWYNCNRYDEDEAKAARDAQEKSRAALQRYLFYCNRYLAHMQSLKFEHKLYAAVKDKMEEMQQHNMSWIEVQFLKKAVDILCQCRQTLMYTYVFAYYLKKNNQSVIFQDNQKDLERATEFLSEYLERDITQENLVNIKQKVQDKYRYCDGRRKALLDHVHEGYEKDWWVYSD is encoded by the exons atgaatattgatGAAGAATCAAATTATGAAGATTCTGGAAATGAAACAAGTGGAGATGATGTTGACTTTATCGATGCTGACAGTGTATCTCAAAAGGAACTATCAACTTATGATGATGAATACCAGTATGAAGTTCTATCCACTGAAGACATTGTACAACACATGATAGACTGTATAAAAGAAGTAAACACTGTTGTTCAAATTCCCACAACATCAACTAGAATTCTGCTTAACTACTTTCATTGGGATAAAGAGAAATTAATGGAAAAGTATTTTGATTCAAATCAAGATGAATTGTTTCAAGAAGCACACATTATAAACCCTTTTAAAGATGTCAATGCTGTAAAACCAAaaattagtacaaaattaatgGGCTCAGAAGAATGTCAAATTTGCTTTGTGGTTCTGCCATCATCTCAAATGACTGGTTTAGAATGTGGCCACAGATTTTGCTATCAATGTTGGAATGagtatttaacaacaaaaatcatGGGAGAAGGAGTAGGCCAATCTATAGCTTGTGCGGCACATGATTGTTCAATACTAGTTGATGATGAAACTGCTATGAGAGTTCTGAAAGATCCCAgggttaaaacaaaatatcaacACCTAATTACAAATAGTTTTGTGGAATGTAATCGCTTATTAAGATGGTGCCCCAGTCCAGATTGCAACTTTGCCATaaag GTCATGTATGTCGATTCGAAACCAGTAGAATGTAAATGCGGACACGTGTTTTGTTTCGCCTGCGGGGAAAACTGGCACGATCCCGTTAAATGCGCCCTCctaaaaaaatggataaaaaaatGCGACGATGATTCGGAAACATCGAATTGGATAGCGGCAAACACGAAGGAGTGCCCAAAATGTAATGCGACAATCGAAAAGGACGGAGGTTGTAACCACATGGTGtgcaaaaatcaaaattgtaaaGCAGATTTTTGTTGGGTGTGCCTCGGCCCGTGGGAACCACACGGCAGTTCGTGGTATAATTGTAACAGATACGATGAAGATGAGGCTAAGGCAGCAAGAGATGCACAAGAGAAATCGAGAGCAGCACTGCAACGATACTTGTTCTATTGCAATCGTTATCTGGCTCATATGCAATCGCTCAAATTTGAACACAAATTGTATGCAGCTGTGAAAGACAAGATGGAAGAGATGCAACAGCACAACATGAGTTGGATTGaagtacaatttttgaaaaaggcCGTCGATATTTTGTGCCAATGCCGACAAACGTTAATGTATACATATGTGTTCgcctattatttaaaaaaaaataaccaatCTGTGATATTTCAAGACAACCAAAAGGATTTGGAACGCGCTACTGAATTCCTTAGTGAATATCTAGAAAGAGATATAACTCAGGAAAATTTGgttaacattaaacaaaaagtgCAAGACAAATATCGATACTGTGATGGAAGAAGAAAAGCTTTACTAGATCATGTACATGAAGGCTATGAAAAGGATTGGTGGGTTTATAGCGATTGA
- the LOC109595532 gene encoding vacuolar protein sorting-associated protein 26C, which produces MSISLDIRLKRVDKVYHEGENITGIILVNSTSDFKHEGITLTVEGSVNLQISSKNVGIIEAFYNSIKPIQLLNITCEVTGNGKLPAGTTQIPFEIPLKAKTSQFLYETYHGVYVNISYALKCDIKRSFLSKDIQKQQQFLIQYKPGKNPNPQVPLKDPKKVITFTLSPATLASGGLGAPDFLLKGQFNSTYCDITKPFKGYLTLFKCAVPIRSIELQLVRVETCGCAEGYAREATEIQNIQIGDGDVPQNINIPIYMVFPRLFTCPTLITKNFKIEFEVNIVIIFQDDHLITNNFPIIIVRE; this is translated from the exons atgtcTATAAGCTTAGATATTAGGTTGAAACGTGTGGATAAAGTCTACCATGAAGGG gagAATATTACTGGTATTATCCTAGTTAATTCTACTTCAGATTTTAAACATGAAGGAATTACATTAACAGTAGAAGGGTCTGTTAATTTACAGATAAGTTCAAAGAATGTTGGAATTATTGAAGCCTTCTATAACTCAATAAAA ccAATACAATTGCTAAATATCACATGTGAGGTTACAGGAAATGGTAAATTGCCTGCTGGCACAACTCAAATACCATTTGAGATCCCTTTAAAAGCAAAAACTAGCCAATTCCTTTACGAAACATACCATGGGGTATATGTTAACATCAGTTATGCCTTAAAATGTGATATAAAAAGGTCTTTCCTTTCAAAAGACatacaaaaacaacaacaatttctCATTCAATATAAACCTGGAAAGAACCCAAATCCACAAGTTCCCCTAAAAGATCCAAAGAAAGTAATAACTTTTACCCTTAGTCCTGCTACATTAGCATCTGGAGGATTAG GAGCACCagatttcttattaaaaggacaatttaattcaacatACTGTGACATCACAAAGccttttaaaggttacttaaCACTCTTCAAATGTGCTGTGCCCATTAGGTCAATCGAATTACAATTGGTAAGAGTTGAGACTTGTGGATGTGCTGAAGGTTATGCAAGAGAAG CTactgaaatacaaaatattcaaattggtGATGGAGATGTACCACAGAATATAAACATTCCTATTTATATGGTGTTTCCCAGACTCTTCACTTGTCCCAcacttattacaaaaaattttaaaatag aaTTTGAGGTGAATATTGTGATTATATTCCAAGATGATcacttaattacaaataattttccaataataattgtcaGAGAGTAA
- the LOC109595559 gene encoding telomere length and silencing protein 1 homolog isoform X2: protein MKTRLLMSTKLEDLKELQNLRKRPNGVSVVGLALGTKVTIEDEVTNKDPFKIQTGGMINMQALKSGKMKQVDDAYDTGIGTQFSAETNKRDEDEEMMKFIEDQLSKRKGKGDNVLHNEDGNRSTYLSPEEAALQAVPDHLRESSTKRSEEMLSNQMLSGIPEVDLGIEAKIKNIEATEEAKLKLLWEKQNKKDGPSQFVPTNMAVNFVQHNRFNIDQAEVPEKRAKLEIEKEKPKKKDEKATDDYHFEKFKKQFRRF from the exons atgAAGACGAGACTGTTGATGAG tacCAAATTAGAAGATCTAAAAGAGCTGCAGAACCTCCGTAAACGTCCAAATGGTGTGAGTGTTGTCGGTTTAGCCCTTGGAACAAAAGTGACAATTGAAGATGAAGTCACCAAT AAAGACCCATTTAAAATCCAAACTGGCGGTATGATCAACATGCAAGCACTTAAAAGTGGTAAAATGAAACAAGTTGATGATGCATATGACACAGGTATTGGAACACAGTTCTCagctgaaacaaataaaagagaTGAAGATGAAGAGatgatgaaatttattgaGGATCAATTGTCAAAAAGGAAAGGCAAAGGTGACAATGTACTGCATAATGAGGATGGAAATAGAAGTACATATTTGAGCCCTGAAGAGGCTGCCCTTCAAGCTGTGCCTGATCATCTGAGGGAGTCATCTACAAAACGTTCAGAGGAAATGTTGTCAAATCAAATGTTAAGTGGTATCCCTGAAGTAGATTTAGGTATTGAAgctaagataaaaaatattgaagctACTGAAGAGGCAAAGTTGAAATTGTTGtgggaaaaacaaaataaaaaggatgGTCCTTCTCAGTTTGTACCTACAAATATGGctgttaattttgttcaacATAATAGAT ttaacatAGACCAAGCAGAAGTTCCAGAAAAGAGAGCAAAACTTgaaatagaaaaagaaaaacctaAGAAGAAAGATGAAAAGGCAACTGATGATTATCactttgaaaaattcaaaaaacagTTTAGAAGATTTTAA
- the LOC109595560 gene encoding glycerol kinase: MGPLVGAIDEGTSSARFILFKAGTTEVVASHQQELSQIHPQEGWVEQDPQEILNVVNICIENTIDKLISLGGSVNDIVAIGVTNQRESTLVWDKTTGEPLYNSIVWLDVRTSSTVEQLLDSVPNRTRNKNYLKPLCGLPLSPYFSAVKLKWLQDNVPKVKKAMASGNCLFGTVDSWLIWNLTGGPDGGLHITDVSNASRTMLMNIETLKWDPKLISFFGTPTSVLPKIKSSSEVYGNIQKGSLKGIPISGCLGDQQSALVGQQCLSRGQAKATYGTGCFLLYNTGNMKVNSSHGLITTVAYQLGPKQPPVYALEGSVAIAGAALNWLRDNLTVLPNFTKAQEIAEEAELVESGEVTFVPAFSGLYAPYWQQEARGVIVGISEDTQACHIVRATLDAVCFQTRDILEAMNKDYGSTLSTLQVDGGMTANRLLMQLQADIAGITVVKPGMAESTALGAAMVAGAAVGHWDMFGSPLEIPFEKWEPKLTRDERDVRYAKWKMAVERSMGWDV; this comes from the exons ATGGGTCCGCTTGTGGGGGCAATTGATGAGGGCACTTCAAGtgcaagatttattttattcaaagctGGTACAACGGAAGTCGTTGCGTCCCATCAACAGGAGCTTTCACAAATTCACCCACAAGAAGGTTGGGTGGAACAAGACCCCCAAGAGATCCTAAATGTGGTCAACATTTGTATTGAGAATaccattgataaattaatatctttggGTGGTAGTGTCAATGATATTGTGGCTATAGGTGTGACAAACCAAAGGGAATCAACACTGGTTTGGGACAAAACAACTGGTGAACCTTTGTACAATTCAATTGTGTGGCTGGATGTTCGGACATCATCTACAGTAGAACAGTTACTTGATTCAGTGCCAAATAGAACAAGGaacaagaattatttaaagccTCTGTGTGGTTTGCCATTGTCACCATATTTTAGTGCTGTGAAATTGAAGTGGTTACAAGATAATGTGCCAAAGGTCAAGAAAGCCATGGCATCAGGCAATTGTTTGTTCGGAACAGTTGACTCATGGCTGATATGGAATCTGACAGGTGGACCTGATGGAGGACTTCATATTACTGATGTTTCAAATGCCTCCAGGACTATGCTAATGAATATAGAAACTCTTAAGTGGGATCCCAAATTGATTAGCTTCTTTGGTACTCCTACATCAGTACTACCAAAAATAAAGTCCAGCTCTGAAGTTTATGGTAATATTCAGAAGGGGTCTCTCAAAGGCATCCCAATTTCTGGATGTTTAGGGGATCAGCAATCTGCTCTTGTTGGTCAACAATGTTTGAGCAGAGGACAG gcaAAGGCAACTTATGGAACTGGATGCTTTTTACTTTACAACACTGGAAATATGAAAGTAAACAGTTCTCATGGTCTAATAACAACTGTAGCCTATCAGTTGGGACCCAAACAACCTCCTGTGTATGCTCTTGAAGGATCAGTTGCAATTGCTGGAGCAGCTCTTAACTGGCTTAGGGACAATTTGACAGTGCTGCCCAACTTTACCAAAGCTCAAGAGATTGCTGAAGAAGCTGAACTGGTGGAGAGTGGAGAGGTTACTTTTGTACCAGCCTTTAGTGGTTTATATGCACCTTATTGGCAACAAGAAGCCAGagg GGTCATTGTTGGCATCTCTGAAGACACTCAAGCCTGCCATATTGTCAGGGCGACTTTAGATGCTGTTTGTTTCCAAACAAGAGATATTTTGGAAGCCATGAATAAGGATTATGGATCAACTTTGAGTACTCTTCAG GTTGATGGAGGAATGACAGCCAACAGACTCCTTATGCAACTACAAGCAGATATAGCAGGAATAACTGTTGTGAAACCGGGCATGGCGGAAAGTACAGCGTTGGGTGCCGCTATGGTAGCAGGTGCTGCTGTTGGACATTGGGATATGTTTGGTTCCCCTTTGGAAATACCTTTTGAAAAATGGGAACCCAAATTGACTAGAGATGAAAGAGATGTTCGATACGCCAAGTGGAAAATGGCAGTTGAACGTTCTATGGGCTGGGacgtttaa
- the LOC109595563 gene encoding uncharacterized protein LOC109595563, which produces MSKFTESEDDPDPYESSGDEWKEDEKVKKRTSARLNSKPRKVHHDSSSEGTSGSESGGEVKVQKKTKNGINKKQKVSHSTSGAPKENNRKTDRSEGVISNTANNRKYMPKVISGNEYMTGTFVINKKDVQKGDPNCKPCIWRIDGKALLQKYEPYEEDGKWRHKNTSVYTGWSPMDKDMYSPVTVDVVGHSQNNLLVELHWDEIKKINYDSD; this is translated from the exons ATGAGCAAATTTACCGAAAGCGAAGATGATCCTGATCCTTACGAGAGTTCTGGGGATGAATGGAAAGAGGATGAAAAG GTAAAAAAACGTACATCAGCAAGACTAAACAGCAAACCGCGTAAAGTACATCACGATTCGAGTTCTGAAGGCACCAGCGGTTCAGAAAGTGGAGGAGAAGTTAAGGTTCAAAAGAAGACGAAGAATGGTATTAATAAGAAGCAGAAAGTGTCACATTCCACTAGTGGAGCACCAAAGGAAAATAATCGAAAGACTGACAGATCAGAAGGGGTTATATCAAATACAGCCAACAATCGAAAATATATGCCTAAAGTTATTTCAGGGAATGAATATATG acaGGAACTTTTGTGATCAATAAAAAGGATGTTCAGAAAGGAGATCCCAATTGCAAGCCATGTATATGGAGAATAGATGGCAAAGCATTGCTCCAAAAATATGAACCATACGAAGAAGATGGCAAATGGAGACATAAAAACACTTCAGTG taCACTGGTTGGTCACCAATGGACAAAGATATGTACTCACCAGTTACAGTGGATGTAGTAGGGCACTCCCAAAATAATCTGTTGGTAGAGTTGCATTGGGATgagataaagaaaattaattatgatagtGATTGA
- the LOC109595559 gene encoding telomere length and silencing protein 1 homolog isoform X1 — MSTDDNESKTGKSEGGEIKFKSIKRKNIRQRIKTEENEDETVDEVSTKLEDLKELQNLRKRPNGVSVVGLALGTKVTIEDEVTNKDPFKIQTGGMINMQALKSGKMKQVDDAYDTGIGTQFSAETNKRDEDEEMMKFIEDQLSKRKGKGDNVLHNEDGNRSTYLSPEEAALQAVPDHLRESSTKRSEEMLSNQMLSGIPEVDLGIEAKIKNIEATEEAKLKLLWEKQNKKDGPSQFVPTNMAVNFVQHNRFNIDQAEVPEKRAKLEIEKEKPKKKDEKATDDYHFEKFKKQFRRF, encoded by the exons ATGTCGACTGATGACAATGAATCGAAAACGGGTAAGTCTGAAGGAGGAgagatcaaatttaaatcgataaaaagaaaaaacattcgGCAACGaataaaaactgaagaaaatgAAGACGAGACTGTTGATGAGGTTAG tacCAAATTAGAAGATCTAAAAGAGCTGCAGAACCTCCGTAAACGTCCAAATGGTGTGAGTGTTGTCGGTTTAGCCCTTGGAACAAAAGTGACAATTGAAGATGAAGTCACCAAT AAAGACCCATTTAAAATCCAAACTGGCGGTATGATCAACATGCAAGCACTTAAAAGTGGTAAAATGAAACAAGTTGATGATGCATATGACACAGGTATTGGAACACAGTTCTCagctgaaacaaataaaagagaTGAAGATGAAGAGatgatgaaatttattgaGGATCAATTGTCAAAAAGGAAAGGCAAAGGTGACAATGTACTGCATAATGAGGATGGAAATAGAAGTACATATTTGAGCCCTGAAGAGGCTGCCCTTCAAGCTGTGCCTGATCATCTGAGGGAGTCATCTACAAAACGTTCAGAGGAAATGTTGTCAAATCAAATGTTAAGTGGTATCCCTGAAGTAGATTTAGGTATTGAAgctaagataaaaaatattgaagctACTGAAGAGGCAAAGTTGAAATTGTTGtgggaaaaacaaaataaaaaggatgGTCCTTCTCAGTTTGTACCTACAAATATGGctgttaattttgttcaacATAATAGAT ttaacatAGACCAAGCAGAAGTTCCAGAAAAGAGAGCAAAACTTgaaatagaaaaagaaaaacctaAGAAGAAAGATGAAAAGGCAACTGATGATTATCactttgaaaaattcaaaaaacagTTTAGAAGATTTTAA
- the LOC109595571 gene encoding gastrulation defective protein 1 homolog: protein MSKKISFGKISANFGQNASKIEPTGSIGTFGPPKAIEALEDDSEQQKMKNVMGISSFGKKAKSFDIKEMMAQVKQTAREVTKQPEEDKLSDDSEDSEEDDELIGPPIPANLTNPEVTKSKPQKQNTNSDSDSDEDDDDEGDKLFIPCTHEASMTHGTKAVTAVSVDPSGARLASGSVDYDVSFWDFAGMDSNMRSFRTLQPADNHPIRGLEYSSTGDLLLVISGASQAKVIDRDGFEKLETVKGDMYITDQARTKGHTAGLLAGIWNPIVKEEFITTSADGTVRTWDFYESGRNHKQLIKCRAQNGLKVSPTAVNYNREGKVIACGCGDGSIQLWDFRKSSVAPASQIRKAHQPTEITSIKFSHVGDNLLTRSSDETMKLWDVRNFKKAINEVSGLFTRYDTTDAIFSPNDKLVATGVSLNKGEKSGVVLFYDTLNFNLVRKMAVVDSHTIKIVWHPKLNQIFVGTGNGLIKCFYDDKKSLRGATLCAIKIHRKAQHSEVVSTQQVITPHALPMFRKERHKTSRKQMEKDRLDPVKSKRPDLPITSGQGGRVASSGGTLSSYVIRNLGLSKRVDDDQDPREAILKYAKEAEENPYWITPAYKNTQPKPVMSGQGSDEPEQKKQKTE, encoded by the exons ATGagcaaaaaaataagttttggcAAAATCAGTGCAAATTTTGGTCAAAATGCATCAAAAATTGAACCCACCGGTTCGATAGGGACTTTCGGACCTCCTAAAGCCATTGAAGCCCTAGAAGATGACTCGGAGCagcaaaaaatgaaaaacgttATGGGTATATCTTCATTTGGCAAAAAGGCAAAGTCTTTTGACATTAAAGAAATGATGGCACAGGTAAAACAAACAGCACGAGAAGTTACTAAACAACCTGAAGAGGACAAATTAAGTGATGATTCTGAAGACAGTGAGGAGGATGATGAATTAATTGGACCACCAATCCCGGCCAATCTTACAAATCCAGAGGTAACAAAATCCAAaccacaaaaacaaaatactaaCAGTGATAGTGACAGTGAtgaagatgatgatgatgaaggtgataaattgtttatacctTGCACTCATGAGGCGTCAATGACTCATGGTACCAAAGCTGTCACTGCTGTTAGTGTGGATCCAAGTGGTGCCCGATTAGCTTCTGGATCTGTTGATTATGATGTCAGCTTTTGGGACTTTGCAGGGATGGATTCAAATATGAGAAGCTTCAGAACATTGCAACCAGCTGATAATCATCCCATAAGGGGGCTTGAGTATTCAAGTACTGGAGATTTGCTTCTCGTTATTTCTGGTGCAAGTCAGGCTAAAGTAATTGACAGAGATGGATTTGAAAAGTTAGAAACAGTTAAGGGAGACATGTACATAACAGATCAGGCGAGAACAAAAGGACATACAGCAGGATTATTGGCAGGTATTTGGAATCCTATTGTCAAAGAAGAATTTATTACAACCAGTGCTGATGGTACTGTGAGAACTTGGGATTTTTATGAATCTGGTAGAAATCACAAACAGTTAATAAAGTGCAGAGCTCAAAACGGATTGAAGGTTTCGCCAACGGCCGTAAACTACAATCGTGAGGGAAAAGTAATAGCCTGTGGCTGTGGCGATGGCTCAATCCAACTGTGGGACTTTAGAAAAAGTTCTGTTGCACCAGCCAGTCAAATCCGCAAAGCACATCAACCTACAGAAATTACCAGTATCAAATTTTCACATGTtggtgataatttattaactaggAGTTCTGATGAAACTATGAAGTTATGGGATGTACGGAATTTCAAAAAAGCAATCAATGAGGTCTCTGGATTATTCACAAGATATGATACAACAGATGCTATATTTAGCCCCAATGACAAATTGGTGGCAACAGGTGTGTCTTTAAACAAAG gaGAAAAATCCGGCGtggtattattttatgacaCATTAAACTTTAATCTGGTGAGGAAAATGGCTGTGGTTGATTcacatacaattaaaattgtttggcaTCCAAAACtgaatcaaatatttgttggtACTGGCAatggattaattaaatgtttctatGATGACAAGAAGAGTTTAAGAGGTGCAACCCTATGTGCCATAAAAATTCACAGGAAGGCACAACATTCAGAAGTCGTTAGCACGCAACAAGTTATCACACCACACGCTTTGCCCATGTTTAGGAAGGAGCGTCACAAGACCAGCAGAAAGCAAATGGAGAAAGATAGGCTAGATCCAGTTAAATCCAAAAGACCTGACTTGCCTATTACTTCAG gtCAAGGTGGTAGGGTGGCTTCTAGCGGTGGAACACTTAGTAGTTATGTAATAAGAAACCTAGGTTTGAGTAAAAGGGTTGATGATGACCAAGACCCTAGAGAAGCCATTTTGAAATACGCTAAAGAAGCAGAAGAAAATCCTTACTGGATTACACCCGCTTATAAGAATACGCAGCCAAAACCAGTTATGTCTGGCCAAGGCAGCGATGAACCCGAGCAAAAGAAACagaaaactgaataa